Proteins encoded in a region of the Cheilinus undulatus linkage group 8, ASM1832078v1, whole genome shotgun sequence genome:
- the LOC121513691 gene encoding uncharacterized protein LOC121513691 isoform X2 — translation MKLNGLIQLTLILILAYCAEAKKNWTISVNESITAVRGSSVTINCTFRCPSDQCNDKVSVYWKKRQRSSITISDNDKNVFILHENNSYVLEKYRGKTELVQHNSNKDCSLKINNVTEADQGLYVRLITKTEKFSFYGNAVSVFVIDRNDTLVVPTDDTLKTSSSMYIAIFVPIALIVIIAVIAGIFFYIKHRRTQPFTREESGYYANFSRASSNDPKSDASCKKNDKLPEVNDIDDPVYINVVKNH, via the exons aTGAAGCTAAATGGCCTGATTCAGCTCACTCTCATATTGATACTGGCCTATTGTGCAGAAG CTAAGAAGAACTGGACCATAAGTGTGAATGAGTCCATTACTGCTGTGAGAGGCTCCAGTGTGACCATAAACTGTACGTTTCGCTGCCCGTCCGACCAGTGCAACGACAAAGTTAGTGTTTACTGGAAAAAGCGTCAGAGGAGTAGCATCACAATCTCTgacaatgacaaaaatgtatttatcttaCATGAGAATAACTCATATGTGCTGGAGAAGTACAGAGGAAAGACAGAGCTGGTTCAACATAATAGCAATAAAGATTGCTCCCTGAAGATCAACAATGTCACAGAGGCTGATCAAGGTCTCTACGTGAGGCTTATCACAAAGACTGAAAAGTTCAGCTTCTATGGAAATgctgtctctgtttttgtgaTTG atagaAATGACACTTTAGTTGTTCCAA CTGATGATACCCTGAAGACTTCATCATCAATGTACATAGCCATCTTTGTACCAATTGCTTTAATTGTGATCATTGCTGTTATCGCTGGAATCTTCTTTTACATCAAACACAGAAG GACACAACCCTTTACTCGGGAAGAATCTGGATATTATGCAAATTTTAGCAGAGCATCATCGAATGACCCAAAGAG TGATGCatcttgcaaaaaaaatgacaagctTCCTGAAGTGAATGACATCGATGACCCTGTCTACATCAATGTTGTAAAG AATCACTGA
- the LOC121513691 gene encoding uncharacterized protein LOC121513691 isoform X1 — protein sequence MKLNGLIQLTLILILAYCAEAKKNWTISVNESITAVRGSSVTINCTFRCPSDQCNDKVSVYWKKRQRSSITISDNDKNVFILHENNSYVLEKYRGKTELVQHNSNKDCSLKINNVTEADQGLYVRLITKTEKFSFYGNAVSVFVIDRNDTLVVPTDDTLKTSSSMYIAIFVPIALIVIIAVIAGIFFYIKHRRTQPFTREESGYYANFSRASSNDPKSDASCKKNDKLPEVNDIDDPVYINVVKGPMDQMAQSMDHTCNIYGNVDYSR from the exons aTGAAGCTAAATGGCCTGATTCAGCTCACTCTCATATTGATACTGGCCTATTGTGCAGAAG CTAAGAAGAACTGGACCATAAGTGTGAATGAGTCCATTACTGCTGTGAGAGGCTCCAGTGTGACCATAAACTGTACGTTTCGCTGCCCGTCCGACCAGTGCAACGACAAAGTTAGTGTTTACTGGAAAAAGCGTCAGAGGAGTAGCATCACAATCTCTgacaatgacaaaaatgtatttatcttaCATGAGAATAACTCATATGTGCTGGAGAAGTACAGAGGAAAGACAGAGCTGGTTCAACATAATAGCAATAAAGATTGCTCCCTGAAGATCAACAATGTCACAGAGGCTGATCAAGGTCTCTACGTGAGGCTTATCACAAAGACTGAAAAGTTCAGCTTCTATGGAAATgctgtctctgtttttgtgaTTG atagaAATGACACTTTAGTTGTTCCAA CTGATGATACCCTGAAGACTTCATCATCAATGTACATAGCCATCTTTGTACCAATTGCTTTAATTGTGATCATTGCTGTTATCGCTGGAATCTTCTTTTACATCAAACACAGAAG GACACAACCCTTTACTCGGGAAGAATCTGGATATTATGCAAATTTTAGCAGAGCATCATCGAATGACCCAAAGAG TGATGCatcttgcaaaaaaaatgacaagctTCCTGAAGTGAATGACATCGATGACCCTGTCTACATCAATGTTGTAAAG GGCCCAATGGATCAGATGGCTCAAAGCATGGATCACACATGCAATATATATGGAAATGTAGATTATTCCAGATAG
- the si:dkey-238d18.4 gene encoding TBC1 domain family member 15 codes for MEGPSRNWRPLHTAGEGTSSQNSQQAHIRLQRRVAAVNSSALSSARLTLPGVMDAEGRVDESRLRMHIFKNGGVSPSERGLVWRFLFGMFPCSSTALERSLLQEQLVVRYSVMKRKWQQFLPSSVRIHLNGTDAELVAAVRYFDQRQAQAQQQTQDQSEEVWERLAFLELQAQILFERVTFDQEELREAIRIIDKDVPRTNRDLGYYQGEGSANLLVLRDILITYAAFHPEVSYAQGMNDLCSRFLEVLDSEVDTFWSFSCYMEKFSKDFRADGLHRKIELEAALLKELDPQLYAHLVTDSMESFTFCHRWLLLGFQREFEHSDALRLFEILSCDHLELISQQVDRARYQERLARKYSTEENSASKLQAINTDFTFELFICAAILLENREALLRCRDDVQLIQFTSSLQGTLDLNSTLKKAEQHLYNYCKRCAWDYMNGRCRTHKSKEEDFLCQLRSLLVLK; via the exons ATGGAGGGACCTAGTAGGAACTGGCGTCCATTGCACACAGCAGGAGAGGGGACGAGCTCACAAAACAGTCAGCAGGCACACATCCGCCTCCAGAGACGCGTAGCAGCGGTCAACTCTTCTGCTCTGTCCTCCGCACGGCTCACCTTACCGGGAGTTATGGACGCCGAGGGGAGGGTGGACGAGTCCAGACTGAGGATGCATATTTTCAAAAACG GTGGCGTGTCTCCCTCTGAGCGTGGCCTTGTGTGGCGTTTCCTGTTTGGGATGTTCCCGTGCAGCTCAACAGCATTGGAGCGCTCTCTGCTGCAGGAGCAGCTGGTCGTTCGCTACAGTGTCATGAAACGAAAGTGGCAGCAGTTCCTGCCTTCATCCGTGCGCATTCATCTCAATGGCACCGATG CTGAGTTGGTGGCAGCAGTCAGGTACTTTGACCAGAGACAAGCACAGGCCCAACAGCAGACCCAGGACCAGTCTGAAGAAGTCTGGGAAAGACTGGCTTTCTTGGAGCTTCAAGCACAG ATATTGTTTGAACGAGTCACATTTGACCAGGAGGAGCTGCGGGAAGCAATACGAATCATTGACAAGGATGTGCCGAGAACCAACAGAGACTTGGGCTATTACCA GGGGGAAGGTTCGGCTAATCTACTGGTGTTGAGAGATATCCTCATCACCTATGCTGCTTTTCATCCAG AGGTCAGTTATGCCCAAGGAATGAACGACCTGTGCAGCCGGTTCCTGGAGGTTCTCGACTCAGAGGTGGACACTTTCTGGAGTTTCTCCTGCTATATGGAGAAATTCTCCAAGGACTTCAGGGCTGATGGTCTTCACAGAAAAATAG AGCTGGAGGCAGCACTGCTAAAAGAACTCGATCCTCAACTTTATGCTCATTTAGTCACAGACAGTATGGAGAGCTTCACTTTCTGCCACAG GTGGCTGCTGCTGGGTTTCCAAAGGGAGTTTGAACACAGCGACGCTTTACGTTTGTTTGAGATCCTGAGTTGTGACCACCTGGAGCTCATCTCCCAACAAGTAGACCGAGCTCGTTATCAGGAGAGGCTGGCACGAAAATACAGCACAG AGGAAAATTCAGCATCAAAGCTTCAGGCCATCAACACTGACTTCACCTTTGAGCTCTTCATCTGCGCAGCCATCCTGTTAGAGAACAGAGAGGCTCTGCTAAGGTGTAGAGATGATGTACAACTCATCCAGTTTACTAGCAG CCTCCAGGGAACACTGGACCTGAACAGCACGCTGAAGAAAGCAGAGCAACATCTGTACAACTACTGCAAGCGCTGTGCTTGGGACTATATGAACGGGCGCTGCAGAACACACAAGAGCAAAGAGGAGGACTTTCTTTGTCAGCTGCGGAGTTTGCTTGTTCTGAAGTGA